The nucleotide sequence CCCCGGAAGAGCGCAAAGAGGTGGGCGCCCTGGCCAACCGCATCAAGGAGAGCTTCGAGGAGCGATTCGCCGTGCGACTGGCCCGACTCAAGGAGGCGGCCATCGGCCAGAAACTGCAGGCCGAACGCCTGGATGTGACCCTGCCGGGTCGCAGCCGCTTCGCCGGCGGACTGCATCCCATGACCCAGGCCATGGAGGAGATCGGGGCCATTTTCCTGCGTCTGGGCTTCGAAGTGGCCACCGGACCGGAGGTGGAGGAGGACTGGTACAATTTCGAAGCCCTCAACATCCCCCCCGACCACCCCGCCCGGGAGATGCACGACACCTTCTATCTGGCCGAAGGCGACGAGAGCGGCAAACCCCGCCTGCTGCGCACCCACACCTCCCCGGTGCAAATCCGGGTGATGAAGGAGCGCCAACCGCCCCTGCGGGTCATCGCGCCGGGCCGGGTCTTCCGTTGCGACTCCGACCTGACCCATACCCCGATGTTCCACCAGGTGGAGGGGTTCATGGTGGACACGGCGGTCCATTTCGGGGAGTTGAAAGGGCTGCTGGCCCTGTTCCTGCGGCAGTT is from Magnetococcales bacterium and encodes:
- the pheS gene encoding phenylalanine--tRNA ligase subunit alpha, with the protein product MRHQLELLDQEADRAIAAATRLEELEEVRLHFMGRKGLLTSLLRGLGQLSPEERKEVGALANRIKESFEERFAVRLARLKEAAIGQKLQAERLDVTLPGRSRFAGGLHPMTQAMEEIGAIFLRLGFEVATGPEVEEDWYNFEALNIPPDHPAREMHDTFYLAEGDESGKPRLLRTHTSPVQIRVMKERQPPLRVIAPGRVFRCDSDLTHTPMFHQVEGFMVDTAVHFGELKGLLALFLRQFFARELPVRFRPSFFPFTEPSAEADMGCLFCDHRGCRVCKGTGWIEVLGCGMIHPNVLRNVGIDRERYSGFAFGMGVERLAMLKYGIDDLRTFFDNDVRFLRANSGNAVRGGKLS